The Daucus carota subsp. sativus chromosome 2, DH1 v3.0, whole genome shotgun sequence genome includes a window with the following:
- the LOC108207307 gene encoding protein FAR1-RELATED SEQUENCE 5-like, which translates to MISKDEVHFMQRPRNITPVIRQLIVTLNRSGIGPSKTLNVLGELTGGLDNIGFGSQDVRNVLRDIRHYVFDSTDASEGLALLRELKCNSQGEFFYKVDVDEENHVRAMLWVDPRSLNAYQNFGDVVVFDSTYRTNRYCMPFVPFTGVNYHYQSILFGFALIRDETEKSYLWVFKNWLEAIGNKAPQTIITDQDIAIGNAIAEVLPNTNHLFCTWHISTKFAEKLSHLYANHDHFKEDFNSCIYKSLTVAQFEDRWEALVEKYDLMNHYWLKDMYSVRHKWVRVYTKLHFTTGITTTSRSESMNSFFDEFVNASTGLKEFIENSPKALEKQYLREREADYQTKNKERSKITSSSLENHAASTYTKEMFRRFQHELKESGAYVVIEKESNAIYKHYEAYKTTVQEEYRKYYALFVTENGTITCVCRKFESSGMLCRHIIRYLYKMQWTEIPKQYITLRWTVEGNKRMGAVQHKRPNIGTFLESQHARYSTLCKAFQDLAARGSYSMARYNYLMGVIEKESDFIENFPNEGLKKRARDEDDDAHEDGDQPYDDDENFNDLKNPILSQTKGRQKERVKSGIERGKAKKGQKCNFCGAIDAQHDSRNCPTKLATKS; encoded by the coding sequence ATGATTTCAAAGGATGAAGTGCATTTTATGCAAAGGCCAAGGAATATAACTCCCGTTATTCGGCAATTAATTGTGACATTGAATAGATCGGGTATTGGGCCTTCAAAAACATTAAATGTGTTAGGGGAGTTAACGGGTGGATTGGATAATATTGGATTTGGTAGTCAAGATGTTCGGAATGTATTGCGTGATATTCGACATTATGTGTTCGATTCGACTGATGCTTCAGAGGGTTTGGCATTACTTCGAGAATTGAAATGTAATAGTCAAGGTGAATTTTTCTATAAAGTTGACGTGGATGAGGAAAATCATGTGCGGGCCATGTTGTGGGTTGATCCGAGATCACTCAATGCCTACCAAAATTTCGGAGATGTTGTTGTTTTTGACTCCACCTATCGTACTAATAGGTATTGCATGCCGTTTGTGCCATTTACGGGGGTAAATTACCATTATCAGTCGATTTTGTTTGGATTTGCCCTGATAAGGGATGAGACCGAAAAATCTTACTTATGGGTGTTTAAGAATTGGTTGGAGGCTATCGGGAACAAAGCTCCACAAACGATCATCACCGATCAAGACATTGCTATTGGAAACGCAATTGCCGAAGTTTTGCCGAACACAAATCATTTATTTTGTACGTGGCATATAAGTACAAAATTTGCTGAAAAATTATCGCATTTATATGCAAATCATGATCACTTCAAAGAAGATTTTAACTCTTGCATCTACAAGTCACTAACGGTTGCACAATTCGAAGATAGGTGGGAGGCATTAgttgaaaaatatgatttgatgAACCATTATTGGTTAAAAGATATGTACTCCGTTCGACACAAGTGGGTCCGTGTTTACACTAAACTTCACTTCACAACTGGGATAACCACTACCTCTAGAAGTGAGTCGATGAATTCTTTCTTCGATGAATTTGTCAATGCTAGTACCGGTTTGAAAGAGTTCATAGAGAATTCACCAAAAGCATTGGAGAAACAATATTTACGTGAAAGAGAGGCTGATTATCAAACAAAGAATAAGGAAAGGTCCAaaataacatcatcatcattggaGAATCATGCGGCATCTACTTACACGAAAGAAATGTTCAGACGTTTTCAACACGAACTCAAAGAAAGTGGAGCTTATGTTGTGATTGAGAAAGAGAGCAATGCAATTTACAAGCATTACGAAGCATATAAAACAACGGTCCAAGAGGAGTATAGAAAATATTATGCTTTGTTTGTCACCGAGAATGGCACCATAACTTGTGTTTGTCGAAAATTTGAAAGTTCGGGAATGCTTTGTCGTCATATTATTCGATACTTGTATAAGATGCAATGGACAGAGATTCCTAAGCAGTACATCACTTTGAGATGGACAGTTGAAGGCAACAAAAGAATGGGAGCCGTACAACACAAACGTCCTAATATTGGCACTTTTCTTGAATCACAACATGCCCGATACAGTACTCTATGCAAAGCATTCCAAGATTTAGCAGCTCGTGGAAGTTATTCAATGGCGAGATACAATTATCTCATGGGTGTGATTGAAAAAGAATcggattttattgaaaattttccgAATGAGGGTCTGAAAAAACGTGCgcgtgatgaagatgatgatgcacATGAGGATGGGGATCAACCATATGATGATGACGAAAATTTCAATGATTTGAAAAATCCTATATTATCTCAAACCAAAGGTcgtcaaaaagaaagagtgaaaaGCGGAATAGAGCGCGGCAAAGCAAAAAAAGGTCaaaaatgtaatttttgtgGTGCAATAGATGCTCAACATGATTCAAGGAATTGTCCAACTAAATTGGCgacaaaaagctaa